A window of the Gasterosteus aculeatus chromosome 21, fGasAcu3.hap1.1, whole genome shotgun sequence genome harbors these coding sequences:
- the abcf2b gene encoding ATP-binding cassette, sub-family F, member 2b — protein MPSDLAKKKAAKKKEAAKARQRTKKTDELEDEEPETELNGAQSNGIVHLTKELDEFELAKTEARAVTGVLSSHPNSTDVHVSSLSLTFHGQELLADTSLELNSGRRYGLIGLNGTGKSMLLSAIGHREIPIPEHIDIYHLTREMAPSEKTALQCVMEVDEQRIMLEKEAERLAHEDAECEKLMELYERLEELDADKAEVRASRILNGLGFTAAMQRKQLKDFSGGWRMRVALARALFIKPFMLLLDEPTNHLDLDACVWLEEELSSFKRILVLISHSQDFLNGVCTNIIHLHQRKLKYYTGNYDQYIKTREELEENQMKRFNWEQDQITHMKNYIARFGHGSAKLARQAQSKEKTLQKMVASGLTEKVVNDKTLSFSFHPCGKIPPPVIMVQNVSFKYSDNQPHIYKNLEFGIDLDTRVALVGPNGAGKSTLLKLLMGELLPTDGMIRKNSHVKIGRYHQHLTEQLELDLSPLDYMMKCFPDIKEKEDMRKIIGRYGLTGKQQVSPIRNLSDGQKCRVCFAWLAWQNPHLLFLDEPTNHLDIETIDALGDAINEFEGGTMLVSHDFRLIQQVAQEIWVCENQTITKWNKDILAYKEHLKSKLAKQQAHDI, from the exons ATGCCATCCGACCTGGCCAAGAAGAAGGCAGCGAAGAAGAAGGAGGCTGCCAAAGCTCGCCAGCGTACCAAGAAAACTGATGAGTTGGAGGATGAAGAACCAGAGACTGAGCTCAATGGAGCACAGAGCAACG GTATTGTCCATTTGACCAAGGAGCTGGATGAATTTGAACTGGCAAAGACGGAAGCACGGGCCGTGACCGGCGTTTTGTCCTCACACCCCAACAGCACTGATGTCCACGTAAGCAGCCTGTCCCTCACCTTCCATGGTCAAGAGCTGCTAGCAGACACAAGCCTGGAGCTCAACTCGGGCAGACGCTATGGTCTCATTGGTCTGAACGGCACAG GAAAATCCATGCTCTTGTCAGCCATCGGGCACCGTGAGATTCCCATTCCAGAGCACATCGATATTTACCACTTGACCCGGGAGATGGCACCCAGCGAAAAGACTGCTCTGCAGTGTGTCATGGAGGTGGATGAACAGAGGATTATGCtggagaaggaggcagagagactTGCCCATGAGGACG CCGAGTGCGAGAAGCTGATGGAGCTGTACGAGCGTTTGGAGGAGTTGGATGCAGACAAGGCAGAGGTGCGAGCCTCTCGAATTCTCAACGGTTTGGGGTTCACCGCTGCTATGCAGCGGAAGCAACTCAAGGACTTcagtggaggatggaggatgcgTGTTGCTCTGGCCAG AGCCCTGTTCATCAAGCCCTTCATGCTGTTGCTGGATGAGCCCACCAACCACCTGGATCTGGATGCTTGTGTGTGGTTGGAGGAGGAGCTCAGTTC GTTCAAGCGAATCCTCGTGCTCATCTCTCACTCTCAAGACTTCCTGAATGGTGTGTGCACCAACATCATCCACCTGCATCAGAGGAAACTGAAATACTACACG GGTAATTACGACCAGTATATCAAGACCAGAGAGGAACTGGAAGAGAACCAAATGAAGCGCTTCAACTGGGAACAGGACCAGATAACGCACATGAAG AATTACATTGCCCGGTTTGGACACGGCTCTGCTAAGCTCGCACGACAGGCGCAGAGCAAAGAGAAGACGCTGCAGAAGATGGTGGCTTCAGGCCTGACTGAAAAAGTCGTGAATGACAAG ACtctgtcattttcttttcatccctGTGGGAAGATTCCTCCTCCGGTTATTATGGTTCAGAACGTGAGCTTCAAGTACAGCGACAACCAG ccgcACATTTATAAAAACCTGGAGTTTGGTATTGACTTGGACACACGAGTGGCTCTGGTGGGGCCCAATGGAGCCGGGAAGTCCacgctgctgaagctgctgatGGGAGAG CTCCTACCCACCGATGGCATGATCCGCAAGAACTCCCACGTCAAGATTGGCAGATATCACCAG CATCTGACggagcagctggagctggaCTTGTCTCCGCTGGATTACATGATGAAGTGTTTCCCTGATATCaaagaaaaagaggacatgAGGAAGATCATCGGTCGCTACGGGCTGACCGGAAAACAGCAG GTCAGTCCGATCAGGAATTTGTCCGACGGACAGAAGTGCCGGGTGTGTTTTGCCTGGCTGGCCTGGCAGAACCCTCACTTGCTGTTCCTCGACGAGCCCACCAATCACTTGGACATCGAGACGATTGACGCGTTGGGAGACGCCATCAATGAGTTCGAAGGCGGCACCATGCTGGTTAGCCACGACTTCAGGCTAATTCAACAG GTGGCTCAGGAGATTTGGGTGTGCGAGAATCAGACCATCACAAAGTGGAATAAGGACATCCTGGCATACAAGGAGCACTTGAAATCAAAGCTGGCGAAGCAGCAAGCGCATGACATCTAG
- the chpf2 gene encoding chondroitin sulfate glucuronyltransferase yields MRLSSFLAVFRPALPLILGLSLGCSLSLLMVSWTQGDADDSCGDELANGRLHMGRGDAQRDSRDGGGDEDFQPRVVPYHKDPNKPHKKVLRTRYIHTELGIRERLLVGVLTSRATLNTLAVAVNRTVAHRFHRTFFFTGLRSPKVPHGMTVVAHGDDRPVWLMYETVRHLNQHYGSDYDWFLLAQDDTYMQADRLSELVGHLSAGQDLYMGRAEEFIGGEEKARYCHGGYGYLLSRSLLARLQPHLDTCRNDILSVRPDEWLGRCIIDYLGLSCVEVYQEMSYRYFELGKNADPEREDSIQFKTAFTVHPISEPNLMYRLHKRFSQIELEWTYLQIQQLQVQINNLSDLTPEGKAGVTWPIGINPPFKPRTRFEVINWEYFTEEHIYSCIDSSPKCEIRGADRADVSAVLEVAVERLNERYQPQLRFRKRRLLNGYRRFDPTRGMEYVLDLALEAYTQKGHSQVLAKRVNLLRPLSAVEIIPMPYVTEATRVQVILPVTAQDQDFVGNFLDMFVMNTLDTHDNVLLTFLFIYDPFEAQRVSQTDVFAGIKAMIGEVEKRYGDVKIPWISVKTEVPSQVKLMDIISKKHPVDTLFFLAGVWTEINADFLNRCRMNAISNWQVFFPIHFQEYSPAVMYRDQQPSAASSAFASESLRDGHFDRHVFDEACFYNADYMTSRTKMAADILDNEELLESMDVYDIFVRYSGLHVFRAVEPALIQKYVRRACNPRFSEDIYHRCVLSNLQGLGSRSHLAMALFEQEQANST; encoded by the exons ATGCGTCTTTCGTCTTTTCTGGCCGTGTTCAGGCCCGCTCTGCCCCTCATCCTCGGGCTGTCTCTGGGCTGCAGCCTGAGCCTGTTGATGGTGTCCTGGACGCAGGGGGACGCCGACGACTCGTGCGGGGATGAGCTGGCCAACGGGAGGCTTCACATGGGCCGAGGGGATGCCCAGAGGGACTCCAGGGACGGAGGTGGGGATGAAGACTTCCAGCCTCGCGTCGTGCCCTATCACAAGGACCCCAACAAGCCGCACAAGAAGGTCCTCAG GACTCGTTACATTCACACTGAACTGGGCATCAGGGAGCGACTGCTGGTGGGCGTGCTGACCTCCCGGGCCACCCTCAACACGCTGGCCGTGGCGGTGAATCGCACAGTCGCCCACCGCTTCCACCGCACCTTCTTCTTCACGGGCCTGCGCAGCCCCAAGGTGCCTCACGGCATGACCGTGGTCGCCCACGGCGACGACCGCCCGGTGTGGCTGATGTACGAGACGGTCCGCCACCTCAATCAGCACTACGGCTCCGACTACGACTGGTTCCTCTTGGCCCAGGATGACACCTACATGCAAGCGGATCGGCTGTCGGAGCTGGTGGGCCACCTCAGCGCGGGTCAGGACCTCTACATGGGCCGGGCGGAGGAGTTCATCGGCGGAGAGGAGAAGGCGCGCTACTGCCACGGGGGCTACGGCTACCTGCTGTCCCGCAGTCTGCTGGCCCGCCTGCAGCCGCACCTCGACACCTGCCGCAACGACATCCTCAGCGTGAGACCCGACGAGTGGCTGGGCCGCTGCATTATCGACTACCTGGGTCTCAGCTGCGTGGAGGTGTACCAG GAGATGAGCTATCGCTACTTTGAGCTCGGTAAAAACGCAGATCCGGAGCGGGAAGACAGCATCCAGTTTAAAACTGCCTTCACAGTCCACCCGATATCAGAGCCCAACCTCATGTACCGCCTGCACAAACGATTCAGCCAGATTGAGCTGGAATGGACCTACCTGCAGATACaacagctgcag GTGCAGATCAACAACCTGAGCGACCTGACGCCAGAGGGCAAAGCTGGCGTCACGTGGCCCATCGGGATCAACCCCCCCTTCAAGCCGAGGACCCGCTTCGAGGTGATAAACTGGGAGTACTTCACGGAGGAGCACATCTACTCGTGCATCGACAGCTCCCCCAAGTGTGAGATAAGGGGCGCCGACCGCGCCGACGTCAGCGCGGTGCTGGAGGTCGCGGTGGAGCGCCTCAACGAGCGCTACCAGCCCCAGCTGCGTTTCCGCAAGCGGCGCCTGCTGAACGGTTACCGGCGCTTCGATCCCACGCGCGGCATGGAGTACGTGCTGGACCTGGCGCTGGAGGCCTACACCCAGAAGGGCCACAGCCAGGTCCTGGCCAAACGGGTGAACCTGCTGCGACCCCTGAGCGCGGTCGAGATCATCCCCATGCCCTACGTGACGGAGGCGACGCGGGTGCAGGTCATCCTGCCCGTCACCGCCCAGGATCAGGACTTTGTGGGCAACTTCCTCGACATGTTTGTGATGAACACTCTGGACACACACGACAACGTGCTGCTCACCTTCCTGTTCATCTACGACCCCTTCGAGGCGCAGCGGGTGAGCCAGACGGACGTGTTCGCCGGCATTAAGGCCATGATAGGCGAGGTGGAGAAGCGCTACGGAGACGTGAAGATCCCCTGGATCAGCGTGAAGACGGAGGTGCCCTCGCAGGTGAAGCTCATGGACATCATCTCGAAGAAGCACCCCGTGGACACGCTGTTCTTCCTGGCCGGCGTGTGGACGGAGATCAACGCCGACTTCCTGAATCGCTGCAGAATGAACGCCATCAGCAACTGGCAGGTGTTCTTCCCCATCCACTTCCAGGAGTACAGCCCCGCCGTCATGTACCGCGACCAGCAgccctccgccgcctcctccgccttcgCCTCGGAGTCGCTGCGGGACGGACACTTTGACCGCCACGTCTTCGACGAGGCCTGCTTCTACAACGCCGACTACATGACCTCGCGGACCAAGATGGCGGCCGACATCTTGGAcaacgaggagctgctggagagcaTGGACGTGTACGACATATTTGTCCGCTACTCGGGCCTGCACGTGTTCAGAGCGGTGGAGCCGGCGCTGATCCAGAAGTACGTGCGGCGGGCGTGCAACCCGCGGTTCAGCGAGGACATCTACCACCGCTGCGTCCTCAGCAACCTGCAGGGCCTGGGGTCCCGCTCACATCTGGCCATGGCCCTTTTTGAACAGGAGCAGGCCAACAGCACCTAA
- the LOC120811994 gene encoding uncharacterized protein LOC120811994 encodes MSSASPPTIGELFLILGEMGFSEEQIQAAVQAGHFSVSDAADWLLQGQYPRHKLVKRTSQPAETAISAFNLPKEAASTSETHTSPSDSRASPSLLLRPSQSGNLSPDPLPVESRIKPDKSDFEEQQRHRVAQEARAERRQKKQERESVLKRIAEDRRSLQQKKQTSAAAETSAPSGEGQKLGGQTRTNVDNNCVLMIRLPSGESMRERFPADAPLRSVVEHIAGRHPSLPSFSLLQGFPRKRFGEAELACSLHSLGLTPNAALCIQTTPPETPQDPAIPAAPPSAEPPPCDVSPQPHVPVLEGTGGGELVLPPPLPNQVWEEAVNYAGIPGVGPSLTGPSHFWGRGNRMVPGEEAAGIEVDEEQREEEDPQEEDPPYMLNGMPQLPFLPDNRIRVEFEARHHWPEQGNRLREAAEELPAEPEDAGGREAPGAAGLAAVERLQRAAQQEDAGASQGQPSPPKKPFRAPCVPSLCALATRATVHLMTAPSMQYSSSLACLTPELAELLLNHMSRERLLRPRTLELFFGCPLQKFVLNCYPYSTNELLRQLRAFTALKHLSLVNSPLITDSGLSIVSSLVKLQHLNLASCSKLTDSCLQHITGLKSLCFLSLDKTKVTDAGMVLYLQSAPSCLSQLSLNQTAVTEATLVALPACVPQLRLLSIKQTKVIDVTALAELSCLQTLNLDGTGVTESSLEHLATHPALSSLSVAGIPVADGDHALQIVSGLKLTQLTLPGRHLVTDGGLLFLSRLSVLLELDLTDYTLVTDQGVRQLSAMSRLKKLSLSNTQVTDAGLPSLRGLQELQELCLDRTAVTSRGVAELVTCLPHLQVLGLASTRVGDTVVRRALIRCNQLVKLNLSRTRITDHGLKFLKNINLAQVNLDGTGVSLMGIASLLSFTNISSIRASNTRSIPPDEVSDEEWEAQ; translated from the exons acGATCGGGGAGTTATTCCTCATCCTCGGTGAGATGGGCTTCTCAGAGGAGCAGATCCAGGCGGCCGTGCAGGCGGGGCATTTTTCTGTGTCAGACGCAGCTGATTG GCTCCTGCAGGGTCAATATCCACGGCACAAGTTGGTCAAGCGGACATCGCAGCCGGCTGAGACGGCAATTTCTGCTTTTAACCTCCCCAAGGAGGCGGCGAGCACTTCAGAGACGCATACATCTCCGTCTGACAGCAGAG CTTCCCCTTCGTTGTTGCTGAGACCATCCCAGTCAGGGAACCTGTCCCCGGACCCACTGCCGGTCGAGTCCCGCATCAAACCGGACAAGAGTGACTTCgaagagcagcagagacacCGCGTTGCACAGGAGGCTCGAGCAGAGAGACGACAAAAGAAACAG GAGCGCGAGTCGGTGCTGAAGCGGATCGCCGAGGATCGCAGGAGTTTGCAGCAGAAAAAGCAGACCAGCGCTGCCGCAGAGACGTCTGCTCCCAGTGGGGAAGGGCAGAAGCTTGGAGGACAGACTCGGACTAATGTGGACAACAACTGCGTCCTCATG ATTCGGCTCCCGTCTGGCGAGTCCATGCGCGAGCGCTTCCCGGCCGACGCCCCTCTGCGCAGCGTGGTGGAGCACATCGCCGGGCGCCACCCGTCCCTgccttccttttctctcctccagggTTTTCCGCGGAAACGCTTCGGGGAGGCGGAGCTGGCTTGTTCGCTGCACTCCCTCGGCCTCACTCCCAACGCTGCGCTGTGTATTCAGACCACGCCTCCCGAGACGCCTCAGGACCCGGCGATTCCCGCCGCTCCGCCGTCAGCGGAGCCCCCACCCTGTGATGTGTCTCCTCAGCCACATGTACCGGTCCTggaggggacgggagggggggaacTTGTTCTCCCTCCTCCGCTACCCAACCAGGTGTGGGAGGAGGCGGTGAATTACGCCGGGATTCCTGGAGTCGGCCCTTCTCTGACTGGCCCCTCTCACTTTTGGG GCCGCGGCAACCGGATGGTTCCTGGCGAGGAAGCCGCGGGCATAGAAGTGGACGAGGAGCAACGGGAAGAGGAAGATCCACAAGAGGAAGATCCACCCTACATGCTTAACG GAATGCCGCAGCTGCCCTTCTTACCGGACAACAGGATTCGTGTAGAATTTGAGGCCAGGCACCACTGGCCCGAGCAAGGCAACCGACTCAG GGAGGCGGCAGAGGAGCTCCCGGCAGAGCCCGAAGACGCGGGAGGTCgggaggctcctggagctgcGGGTCTGGCTGCGGTGGAGCGTCTTCAAAGAGCTGCACAGCAAGAAGACGCCGGGGCCTCCCAGGGACAACCCTCACCCCCTAAAAAACCCTTCAGGGCCCCCTGCGTGCCGTCCCTATGTGCCTTGGCGACCCGCGCGACTGTCCACCTCATGACGG ctcccagcatgcagtaCAGCAGCAGCCTGGCCTGCCTCACCCCGGAGCTGGCGGAGCTTCTGCTCAACCACATGTCCCGCGAGAGGCTCCTGCGTCCACGCACCCTGGAGCTCTTCTTCGGCTGCCCTCTGCAGAAGTTTGTCCTCAACTGCTACCCTTACTCCACCAATGAGCTCCTGCGGCAGCTGAGGGCCTTCACGGCCCTGAAGCACCTGAGCCTGGTCAACTCGCCTCTCATCACTG ACTCCGGGCTGTCGATCGTCTCCAGCCTGGTCAAACTCCAGCACCTCAACCTGGCCTCCTGCAGCAAGCTGACCGACTCCTGTCTGCAGCACATCACAG GTTTAAAGAGCCTGTGTTTCCTGTCCCTGGACAAGACCAAAGTGACCGATGCTGGGATGGTATTATATCTCCAGTCTGCTCCGTCCTGTCTCTCTCAGCTCAGCCTGAACCAAACGGCCGTGACCGAAGCCACGCTGGTGGCGCTGCCCGCCTGTGTGCCGCAGCTGAGGCTCCTCAGCATCAAGCAGACGAAG GTCATCGACGTGACGGCGTTGGCAGAGCTGTCCTGCCTGCAGACCCTCAACCTGGACGGGACCGGCGTGACCGAAAGCTCGCTGGAGCACCTCGCCACCCACCCGGCCCTGTCGTCCCTCAGTGTGGCGGGAATCCCCGTAGCGGACGGTGATCACGCCCTGCAGATCGTCTCGG GCCTAAAGTTGACTCAGCTGACCCTCCCGGGACGTCACTTGGTGACAGACGGCGGCTTGCTGTTCCTCTCCAGGCTGTCTGTGCTCCTGGAGCTGGACCTGACTGACTACACGCTGGTCACGGACCAGGGAgtccgccagctctccgccaTGAGCAG GCTGAAGAAGCTGTCGCTCAGCAACACGCAGGTGACGGACGCGGGTCTCCCCTCGCTGCGCggcctgcaggagctgcaggagctctgCCTGGACCGGACGGCGGTGACCAGCCGAGGAGTAGCCGAGCTCGTGACCTGTCTGCCGCACCTCCAG GTATTGGGGTTAGCGAGCACTCGGGTGGGAGACACCGTGGTGAGGAGAGCTCTGATCCGCTGCAATCAACTGGTGAAGCTTAATCTCAGCCGCACGCGGATCACAGACCACG GTCTAAAGTTCTTAAAAAACATCAATCTGGCTCAGGTGAACCTGGACGGCACCGGCGTGAGTCTGATGGGCATCGCGAGCCTCCTCTCCTTCACAAACATCAGCAGCATCCGGGCCAGCAACACTCGCAGTATTCCCCCGGACGAGGTCTCCGACGAGGAGTGGGAAGCCCAGTGA